The following coding sequences are from one Gossypium hirsutum isolate 1008001.06 chromosome A12, Gossypium_hirsutum_v2.1, whole genome shotgun sequence window:
- the LOC121210877 gene encoding E3 ubiquitin-protein ligase ATL4, whose product MHFILIYFNNLPSFVTSFSFLLAASSMASPPALLGVMGGAVTAAENNATLPSHPSSSSTENVKPSIIIIVSIFSITVIVSVCICLLLRHLNRRCLRHLSPSSTSTITASSAHRVSPEQSSPPTTSLLDSLPLFTFSSITSRTNKDSTVSGDCAVCLSKFKPMDQLRLLPLCCHAFHAQCIDTWLTSNKTCPLCRSPLLASDSDLIKLSLQFSNVSAVIGAGGSDSFRLEIGSISGRQPGSESVERGRSYSVGSFDYIVEEESEITRNQTHRRNLSDKEELGGAEPALEASLAGEVANERSWLKDYVDRLSSSLSSRTMSFCSSGRFFTGSSRRSEISGATEDCDVEANCIGEEISEIFRWFSGV is encoded by the coding sequence ATGCACTTCATCCTCATCTACTTCAACAACCTTCCTTCTTTTGTTACtagcttttcttttttgttgGCGGCGTCATCGATGGCTTCGCCACCTGCGTTGTTAGGCGTTATGGGAGGAGCTGTCACGGCAGCCGAAAATAATGCCACTTTACCCTCGcatccttcttcttcttcgacTGAGAACGTGAAGCCGAGTATAATTATAATAGTTTCTATATTTTCCATTACGGTGATTGTTTCCGTATGTATTTGTCTTCTCCTTCGCCACCTCAATCGCCGTTGCTTGCGTCACCTCTCTCCTTCATCTACGTCCACTATCACCGCTTCTTCTGCCCACCGTGTCAGTCCCGAACAATCATCACCACCGACAACTTCGTTGCTTGATTCGCTTCCTTTGTTCACATTCTCTTCAATTACTAGCCGCACCAACAAGGATTCAACCGTTTCCGGAGATTGCGCGGTTTGTTTGTCCAAATTTAAACCGATGGATCAACTCAGGCTTCTCCCTCTTTGTTGCCATGCGTTCCATGCTCAATGCATTGATACTTGGCTCACTTCAAACAAAACTTGCCCTCTATGTCGCTCACCTCTCTTAGCTTCCGATTCCGATCTCATAAAGCTTTCGCTTCAGTTTTCTAACGTATCCGCCGTGATCGGGGCTGGCGGCAGCGACAGTTTCCGGCTGGAGATTGGCTCCATCAGTGGCCGTCAACCAGGCTCCGAATCTGTTGAACGGGGAAGATCTTATTCCGTTGGCTCTTTCGATTATATCGTGGAGGAAGAATCAGAGATTACTAGGAATCAAACGCATCGGAGAAACTTGTCCGATAAGGAAGAACTTGGAGGAGCTGAGCCAGCTTTGGAAGCGAGCCTCGCCGGGGAAGTTGCTAATGAGAGGAGTTGGCTTAAGGACTACGTGGATAGGCTATCTTCTTCCTTATCGTCTCGTACCATGTCGTTTTGCAGCTCAGGTAGGTTCTTCACCGGAAGCAGTCGCCGAAGCGAAATCTCCGGCGCCACGGAAGATTGTGACGTGGAAGCCAATTGCATAGGTGAGGAGATCAGTGAAATATTTCGTTGGTTCTCAGGGGTATGA